In Mycobacterium stomatepiae, the following are encoded in one genomic region:
- a CDS encoding GNAT family N-acetyltransferase, whose amino-acid sequence MTRIRPMTQADANEGARICYKAFNAIAARHNFPSDFRSVQQAHDLVAALQPHPGYFSVVAESDDRVVGSNFLDERSAIFGVGPVSVATDVQDSGVGRALMQAVLDRSAEQQALGVRLVQVAYHNRSMSLYTKLGFQVREPLAAIQGKPLSMQISGFDVRAAHEADLADCDKLCLQVHGHDRSGELRDAIAHGSAKVVERDGQITAYTTDVGFTGHSVAVSNEDLMALIADANAFSWNGFLVPLRNAELLRWCFDHGLRVVYMLNLMALGYYQEPRGSCLASIGY is encoded by the coding sequence ATGACCCGCATACGCCCCATGACGCAGGCGGACGCCAACGAGGGCGCGCGCATCTGCTACAAGGCTTTCAACGCGATCGCTGCCCGGCACAACTTTCCGTCGGATTTCCGCTCGGTGCAGCAAGCCCATGATCTCGTCGCGGCGTTACAGCCGCACCCCGGATACTTCAGCGTCGTAGCCGAATCCGACGATCGGGTCGTTGGTAGCAATTTTCTCGACGAACGTTCGGCAATCTTCGGCGTGGGCCCGGTCAGCGTGGCCACCGATGTCCAGGACAGCGGCGTCGGCCGCGCCTTGATGCAGGCCGTGCTGGACCGAAGCGCCGAGCAGCAGGCATTGGGAGTGCGGCTGGTACAGGTCGCATATCACAACCGTTCGATGAGCCTTTACACCAAGCTCGGCTTCCAGGTCCGTGAACCCCTCGCCGCAATCCAAGGCAAACCCCTGTCGATGCAGATCAGCGGATTCGACGTGCGCGCGGCCCACGAAGCGGATTTGGCCGACTGCGACAAACTCTGTCTACAGGTGCACGGCCACGACCGCAGTGGCGAACTGCGCGATGCGATCGCGCACGGATCGGCAAAGGTCGTCGAACGCGACGGCCAGATCACCGCGTACACGACCGACGTCGGTTTCACCGGCCACTCTGTTGCCGTGAGCAACGAAGATCTGATGGCGTTGATCGCCGACGCAAACGCGTTCTCCTGGAATGGATTTCTTGTTCCGTTGCGCAACGCGGAGCTTTTGCGATGGTGTTTCGACCACGGTTTGCGCGTCGTCTACATGCTGAACCTGATGGCGCTGGGGTACTACCAAGAACCACGCGGTTCCTGCCTGGCGTCGATCGGTTACTGA